The DNA region ATAATATCAAAAAAATCAAAAAATAATTTTGAAGAACTTGAGTTAAAATAAATAATTTCCATATTAATCACTGTTTTATTCTGTACATCTTTTGTAAAATATTCTTCAATCCAAGTCAATATGGGTGTGTAAAACTCAAAAGTATTTTCTGGGTAAGATTTCCCTTTAAAATAAATTTCTCCTTTTTGCGCATCTAATCGTATTTCAGGAGTATATTTTGTTTCTTCTATGAAAATGTTTTCCATTATTTTATCCTTAATTGGTATTTATAAATGTCTTAAATGTAAAATAAAATCTTTTTTTATTAATAAGTTCAAACTCATAATTGAATTTATCACAACGTTTAGCAATCTCATAAAAGCCTATACCTGCACCTAAAGAATGTTTTTCACGACCTTCTCTTCTTAGTTCTCTGTATTTTTTTTTAATTCCTTCTTTATCAAGCGTCATTATTGTTTCTAATTTTTTCTCTAATTTCACTTTATCTTCTAAAGAAATAATATTTTGACTGTGAATATAATAGTTATTAAAGGCGTCCTTCCCCACAATAATCAAACCACTTTTAGCAGATGCTTTATTTTGAATATTCTTAGATTTGGAATAATTCATCATGTTTTGCGACAATTCTATGAATATAGTGAAAATATTATTAGCAATACCCATTTTAAGATCATTATCTTCTGCTTCTTTTTCTAAAGCTTCTGTCATTCCTGAAATTAAGGTTTGAGATAAAAAACCCCCATAGGTTAAAAAAACGATATCATCATCTTCAACCATATCTCTGATTTTGCTAATATTCATTATTTTCCCTTTTAATAAAAATCTACACGTAAACAAGCCAACAATATAAGTAAAAATAACTTAATGAATTTTTATTTATATTAGTATATCATAGTTAATTTAAAAAATATTTATTATTATTTTATAATAAATATGTTTTTAATAGCTTATTAATAGTATTTTAAATAATAATATAATTATT from Campylobacteraceae bacterium includes:
- a CDS encoding DUF1987 domain-containing protein is translated as MENIFIEETKYTPEIRLDAQKGEIYFKGKSYPENTFEFYTPILTWIEEYFTKDVQNKTVINMEIIYFNSSSSKLFFDFFDIIDEASKNNDIIINWIYDEENDSALEAGEDFIEDFNDLNFNLLKK